A single genomic interval of Streptomyces sp. 1222.5 harbors:
- a CDS encoding GNAT family N-acetyltransferase yields the protein MTAVESVIRPAVPADLSAVAEIFTHYVRHTVITFEETPPPVAAWHQRLDDLTAQGLPFLVAELSGEVVGYAYAAPWRPKPAYRHTVENSIFLAPRRTGQGLGGALLEALLTACARTHVRQMIAVIADAGTDASVTLHRRFGFADVGRLAAVGYKHDRWIDTVLMQRTLGHTPASPHPDSTEITDLNR from the coding sequence GTGACAGCCGTGGAGTCAGTGATCCGCCCAGCGGTCCCGGCCGACCTGAGCGCCGTGGCCGAGATCTTCACGCACTATGTCCGCCACACCGTGATCACCTTCGAGGAGACCCCTCCACCGGTGGCCGCCTGGCACCAGCGGCTCGACGACCTCACCGCACAGGGCCTGCCCTTCCTGGTCGCCGAACTGTCGGGCGAAGTCGTGGGCTATGCCTACGCAGCCCCGTGGCGTCCCAAGCCCGCCTATCGGCACACCGTCGAGAACTCGATCTTCCTCGCCCCCCGCCGGACGGGCCAAGGTCTCGGTGGCGCCCTGCTGGAAGCCCTACTGACCGCCTGTGCCCGGACGCACGTACGACAGATGATCGCCGTCATCGCCGACGCCGGCACCGACGCGTCGGTCACACTGCACCGCCGTTTCGGCTTCGCCGACGTGGGCCGGCTGGCTGCCGTCGGCTACAAGCATGACCGCTGGATCGACACCGTACTGATGCAACGAACGCTTGGCCACACACCGGCAAGCCCACACCCGGACTCAACGGAGATCACAGACCTGAATCGGTGA
- a CDS encoding glyoxalase — MNSIDAVILEVADLAAANRFYSALLGPDSPHLRLRASGTPTTGFRGFTLSLVVSQPGNADALIKAALDAGATSLKAASKSLWGYGGVVQAPDGTIVKIATSSKKDTGPVSRDFDEFVVLLGVEDVKATKQFYAERGLRVGKSFGGKYVEFATDAGHVKLGLYKRRGLAKDVGVSAEGTGSHRLLLSGVAGPCKDLDDFVWEASAHAPLTATA; from the coding sequence ATGAACTCCATCGACGCCGTCATCCTGGAAGTGGCCGACCTCGCGGCGGCCAACCGCTTCTACTCCGCCCTTCTGGGGCCCGACTCGCCGCACCTGCGCCTGCGGGCGTCCGGGACCCCTACGACAGGATTCCGCGGCTTCACCCTGTCGCTGGTGGTGTCCCAGCCCGGCAACGCCGACGCTCTCATCAAGGCGGCTCTGGACGCCGGTGCCACCTCCCTCAAGGCCGCCTCGAAGTCGCTGTGGGGCTACGGCGGCGTCGTCCAGGCCCCGGACGGCACGATCGTGAAGATCGCGACGTCGTCGAAGAAGGACACCGGCCCGGTCTCCCGGGACTTCGACGAGTTCGTGGTCCTGCTGGGCGTCGAGGACGTGAAGGCCACCAAGCAGTTCTACGCAGAGCGGGGACTGAGGGTGGGCAAGAGCTTCGGCGGCAAGTACGTCGAGTTCGCCACCGACGCCGGCCACGTCAAGCTCGGTCTGTACAAGCGCCGCGGTCTCGCCAAGGACGTGGGCGTCTCCGCCGAGGGCACCGGATCGCATCGACTCCTGCTCTCCGGCGTTGCCGGCCCCTGCAAGGATCTGGACGACTTTGTCTGGGAAGCCAGTGCCCATGCCCCGCTGACAGCCACCGCCTGA
- a CDS encoding LLM class flavin-dependent oxidoreductase, producing the protein MRFSVNIPNFGEFADPRKVATVAAAAEQAGWDGLFVWDHVLHRQHQGRPFADPWMLLTAAALATSRIRLGTLLTPVPRYRPQQLARQVATLDHLSGGRVIFAAGLGGPIEDEYRSFGDTAEPRVLAERLDEGLELLPRLWSGEPVNHHGRHYEVRDVTLLPATVQRPGPPVWIGGFWPRRAPMRRAARWDGAVPLFETARHGHVPDVSDVRELVAYVRKHRTAEAERPFECVLGGATPPDAAKARDVIGPLYDAGATWWDERQIQTGPGLDRLPPVLRRIEAGPPVI; encoded by the coding sequence ATGCGCTTCTCCGTCAACATCCCGAACTTCGGTGAATTCGCCGACCCCCGTAAGGTCGCGACCGTCGCGGCTGCCGCCGAACAGGCCGGCTGGGACGGTCTGTTCGTCTGGGACCACGTACTGCACCGACAGCACCAAGGGCGTCCCTTCGCAGACCCCTGGATGCTGTTGACCGCGGCGGCGCTGGCCACCTCCCGGATCCGACTGGGCACGCTGCTGACGCCGGTTCCCCGCTACCGTCCGCAGCAACTGGCCCGCCAGGTGGCCACCCTCGACCACCTGAGCGGCGGCCGGGTGATCTTCGCCGCCGGTCTGGGCGGCCCCATCGAGGACGAATACCGTAGCTTCGGTGACACCGCCGAGCCGCGTGTCCTCGCCGAGCGGCTGGACGAGGGGCTGGAACTGCTGCCCCGCCTCTGGTCCGGCGAACCGGTGAACCACCACGGCCGGCACTACGAGGTACGCGACGTGACGCTGCTGCCCGCCACCGTGCAACGGCCCGGACCGCCGGTGTGGATCGGCGGGTTCTGGCCGCGTCGTGCGCCCATGCGGCGGGCAGCGCGGTGGGACGGCGCGGTGCCGCTCTTCGAGACGGCGCGGCACGGTCACGTGCCGGACGTGTCGGACGTACGCGAGCTGGTCGCCTATGTGCGCAAGCACCGCACAGCCGAGGCCGAGCGCCCCTTCGAGTGCGTGCTCGGCGGTGCCACGCCCCCGGACGCGGCGAAGGCCAGGGACGTGATCGGTCCCCTGTACGACGCCGGTGCCACCTGGTGGGACGAGCGACAGATACAGACCGGCCCCGGGCTGGACCGCCTCCCTCCGGTGCTGCGCCGGATCGAAGCGGGACCGCCGGTGATCTGA
- a CDS encoding NUDIX domain-containing protein, producing the protein MPAEDINARAWTLYGQRQLARSYLPPIPDRLSWAPWEGVGPGAEILGDIAGRRVLDIGSGAGHHAVHLAQAHGARVIGIELSPTQYERAVSAHAGVAGVEFVRADLVDHLAGAEPFDAAYAIGTLAFLDPHRSLPAIRDGLRPGAPLILSLLHTDLYDRGPSTEVVPREQFIRLRDDPPLPTQMWVLAPHLWEDLLTEYGFRVEAIDLLRHPDRSERVVQQLIRARRLAVRPARLSSRPRTGLPPTPHAAIGVGTILLGEQGLLLGRHRRGTIELPGGTVEAGESFEAAAVRELREETGLIASPEDVELLGTLVDHAGGIVRVTVGAVVGAWEGRPATQPDESVGDWAWYPLDQLPDGLFVCSAQILTAWRPGLPIDHSPAHFTPFATYHTPQSATPLTDRFA; encoded by the coding sequence GTGCCCGCTGAGGACATCAACGCACGAGCCTGGACACTCTACGGGCAGCGCCAGCTCGCCCGCTCCTACCTGCCGCCCATCCCCGATCGACTGTCCTGGGCACCGTGGGAAGGGGTGGGGCCCGGTGCCGAGATCCTCGGCGACATCGCCGGCCGTCGCGTCCTGGACATCGGCTCCGGCGCCGGCCACCATGCCGTGCACCTCGCCCAGGCCCACGGTGCGCGCGTCATCGGGATCGAGCTGTCGCCCACCCAGTACGAGCGCGCCGTCTCCGCTCACGCGGGCGTCGCAGGCGTGGAGTTCGTCCGGGCAGACCTGGTCGACCACCTCGCCGGGGCCGAGCCCTTCGATGCCGCATACGCCATCGGCACCCTGGCGTTCCTCGACCCGCACCGCTCCCTGCCCGCGATCCGTGACGGCCTGCGCCCCGGGGCTCCGCTGATCCTCTCGCTCCTGCACACCGACCTGTACGACCGCGGCCCGTCCACCGAGGTCGTGCCACGCGAGCAGTTCATCCGGCTCAGGGACGATCCGCCACTGCCCACCCAGATGTGGGTTCTGGCGCCCCACTTGTGGGAGGACCTGCTCACCGAGTACGGCTTCCGCGTCGAGGCAATCGACCTGCTGCGCCATCCCGACCGTAGCGAGCGGGTCGTGCAGCAGCTCATCCGGGCCCGCCGCCTCGCCGTCCGGCCCGCACGTCTCTCCAGCCGCCCTCGCACCGGGCTGCCTCCGACGCCGCACGCGGCCATCGGTGTCGGGACGATCCTTCTCGGCGAGCAGGGTCTGCTGCTCGGTCGCCACAGGCGCGGCACCATCGAACTGCCCGGCGGTACCGTCGAGGCCGGGGAGTCCTTCGAAGCGGCTGCTGTCCGCGAACTCCGCGAGGAGACCGGCCTGATCGCCAGCCCCGAAGACGTCGAACTTCTGGGCACGCTCGTCGACCACGCCGGAGGCATCGTGCGCGTCACAGTGGGCGCCGTGGTCGGCGCGTGGGAGGGCCGACCCGCCACGCAACCGGACGAGAGCGTAGGCGACTGGGCCTGGTATCCCCTGGACCAGCTGCCCGACGGCCTCTTCGTGTGCAGCGCGCAGATCCTCACGGCCTGGCGCCCCGGCCTGCCCATCGACCACTCCCCGGCGCACTTCACGCCCTTCGCCACCTACCACACCCCTCAGTCCGCTACGCCCCTGACGGACCGCTTCGCGTGA
- a CDS encoding MerR family transcriptional regulator, whose product MDVTTLCSIGELSRRTGLSVRTIRFYSDAGVVAPTTRSPAGYRLYDLDALLRLELLRTLRELGMDLATIQQVLDRELSLADVAAAHADALDVQLRVLQLRRSVLRVVARRGSDPEEIKLMHRLTQLSADERRRLIDEFLDGTFGTADADQAAVAMIRAATPDLPDDPSDEQVAAWVELAELVGDEDFRARMRRTAVRQAAGRPLHIESEAGEDLTDFTRQKVAEAMEAGIDPLSDRAVPIIDDLVHRFARVFTRTPDRAFRNWMAQQFEEAHDPQVDRYWRLVWIVNGWEVVPGLTPVYPWLVQALRNDDAA is encoded by the coding sequence ATGGACGTTACGACCCTCTGCTCGATCGGGGAGCTGTCTCGGCGGACCGGCTTGTCCGTGAGGACCATCCGGTTCTACTCCGACGCGGGGGTGGTGGCGCCGACCACCCGAAGCCCCGCCGGTTATCGGCTCTACGACCTCGACGCACTGCTTCGCCTGGAACTCCTCCGCACACTGCGCGAACTGGGCATGGACCTGGCCACGATTCAACAGGTCCTGGACCGCGAGCTCTCGCTGGCGGACGTCGCAGCGGCACACGCCGACGCCCTAGATGTCCAGCTCCGAGTGCTCCAGCTGCGTCGGAGTGTTCTGCGAGTCGTGGCCCGCCGGGGCTCCGATCCGGAGGAGATCAAGCTCATGCACAGGCTCACGCAGTTGTCCGCCGACGAACGCCGCCGTTTGATCGACGAGTTCCTGGACGGAACCTTCGGCACAGCGGATGCCGATCAGGCCGCGGTGGCCATGATCCGCGCCGCCACTCCCGACCTGCCCGACGACCCGTCCGACGAGCAGGTCGCCGCGTGGGTGGAACTCGCCGAGCTGGTCGGCGACGAGGACTTCCGGGCCCGGATGCGCCGTACGGCCGTACGCCAGGCCGCCGGGCGCCCGCTCCACATCGAGAGCGAAGCCGGCGAGGACCTGACGGACTTCACCCGCCAGAAGGTGGCCGAGGCCATGGAGGCGGGCATCGACCCGCTCAGCGACAGGGCCGTACCCATCATCGACGATCTTGTGCACCGCTTCGCCAGGGTGTTCACGCGCACCCCCGACAGGGCATTCCGGAACTGGATGGCCCAGCAGTTCGAGGAGGCTCACGACCCCCAGGTCGACCGGTACTGGCGGCTGGTGTGGATCGTCAACGGCTGGGAGGTGGTCCCCGGCCTGACCCCGGTGTACCCCTGGCTCGTCCAAGCCCTGCGCAACGACGACGCCGCCTAG
- a CDS encoding TipAS antibiotic-recognition domain-containing protein, with the protein MGNSYEDECRRSLAEEQAKSLAGTNDWEHVDRERVHQDWDVLYREITAFLDGGSLPGDQQIQELVRRHFDIVSRFYTPSREAYVGMSLFYAEDEAMRAFHDSYHPRMVEFLGAAIKVFAEQGSGFAPSAGAEASA; encoded by the coding sequence GTGGGGAACAGTTACGAGGACGAGTGTCGCCGGTCGTTGGCCGAGGAGCAGGCGAAGAGTCTTGCTGGGACCAACGACTGGGAACATGTGGACAGGGAGCGGGTCCACCAGGACTGGGACGTCCTGTACCGGGAGATCACGGCTTTCCTGGACGGCGGCTCCCTGCCGGGGGACCAGCAGATCCAGGAGCTCGTCCGCAGGCACTTCGACATCGTCAGCCGGTTCTACACCCCCTCCAGGGAGGCTTACGTCGGCATGTCGCTCTTCTACGCCGAGGACGAGGCCATGAGGGCGTTCCACGATTCCTACCACCCCCGGATGGTGGAGTTCCTGGGCGCCGCGATCAAGGTGTTCGCCGAGCAGGGGAGCGGGTTCGCCCCCAGCGCAGGGGCCGAGGCTTCGGCGTAG
- a CDS encoding transposase, translated as MPRIGPGRPRLRPDRVRADKAYASRKNHAYLRRHGIRCTIADKADQARNRRKLGSRGGRPPRFDPADYRERHTVECRINRLKRQCAVATRYDKLAVRYEATVLVATIEWL; from the coding sequence GTGCCTCGCATCGGGCCGGGCCGGCCGCGCCTCCGCCCCGACCGGGTGCGGGCCGACAAGGCGTACGCCTCCCGCAAGAACCACGCCTACCTGCGCCGACACGGGATCCGCTGCACCATCGCAGACAAGGCCGACCAGGCGCGCAACCGGCGGAAGCTCGGCTCCCGCGGCGGCCGGCCGCCGCGATTCGACCCGGCCGACTACCGCGAGCGTCACACGGTCGAGTGCCGGATCAACCGCCTCAAGAGACAGTGCGCTGTCGCCACGCGATACGACAAGCTCGCCGTCCGCTACGAGGCGACCGTCCTCGTCGCGACCATCGAGTGGCTGTGA
- a CDS encoding cell wall metabolism sensor histidine kinase WalK — MRNAFRRLSLRLRLGLSAALAVTIAVSAVAIASWLVTKQQLTDQLDSNLQNVQASPGYVQELLSLCGAELPGQDQRTETPTPYVVQVITSDGTVCVAPGHKKLEVGESDLAVARGILRSTVHDTVSADGRRMRVSTTRPNTPPRFSGGYAVSIAQSFSVVDKPLGSLALWLLGFSGVGIIGAATAGIAISRGGLKPVEELTRAAEHIARTQDLAIRIPAGGGDEIARLSKSFNEMTEALAVSRDSQQQLIADAGHELRTPLTSLRANVQLLARSYRSGRKLPEKVMDDLLTSVESQTGELAVLIADLQELSRSDAVHDATTAGVVPMHEVARRAMERVKHRGSDIQFISDLGEWYVMAEAAALERAVVNLLDNAVKFSPPGAVVSLHLSNGQLVVRDRGPGIPADELPHVFDRFWRSPTSRSMPGSGLGLAIVAKAVEGAGGTVTLRAAASRGTEAVVRIPGTRTPPPEGPGIP, encoded by the coding sequence ATGAGGAACGCGTTCAGGCGCCTGAGCCTGCGGTTGAGGCTTGGTCTGTCCGCCGCCTTGGCGGTGACCATCGCCGTCAGTGCCGTCGCGATCGCGTCGTGGCTGGTGACCAAGCAGCAGTTGACCGATCAGCTGGACTCCAACCTGCAGAACGTGCAGGCGTCGCCGGGATACGTCCAGGAACTGCTGAGCCTCTGTGGTGCTGAGCTGCCGGGTCAGGATCAGCGCACCGAGACACCCACGCCCTATGTGGTGCAAGTCATCACGTCTGACGGCACGGTCTGCGTCGCCCCAGGCCACAAGAAGCTGGAGGTCGGCGAGTCCGACCTCGCCGTGGCCCGGGGCATCCTCAGATCGACGGTCCACGACACCGTGTCAGCCGACGGCCGGAGAATGCGCGTCTCGACCACGCGCCCGAACACGCCGCCAAGGTTCTCCGGGGGCTACGCCGTATCGATCGCCCAGTCGTTCAGCGTCGTCGACAAGCCATTGGGCAGTCTTGCTCTCTGGTTGCTGGGGTTCTCGGGAGTCGGCATCATCGGGGCGGCGACAGCGGGCATCGCCATCAGCCGAGGCGGCCTGAAACCGGTGGAAGAACTGACCCGGGCGGCAGAACACATCGCCCGGACACAGGACTTGGCCATCCGCATCCCGGCTGGCGGTGGCGACGAGATCGCCCGGCTCTCCAAGAGCTTCAACGAGATGACAGAAGCGCTGGCGGTCTCGCGAGACAGTCAACAGCAGCTGATCGCCGACGCCGGCCACGAGTTGCGTACGCCGCTGACATCGCTCCGCGCGAACGTCCAGCTGCTGGCCAGGAGCTACCGGTCCGGCCGAAAGCTCCCCGAGAAGGTGATGGACGATCTGCTCACCTCCGTGGAGTCACAGACCGGGGAGCTCGCCGTCCTCATCGCCGACCTTCAAGAGCTTTCCCGTTCCGACGCGGTTCACGATGCGACCACTGCCGGTGTCGTGCCGATGCATGAGGTGGCTCGTCGTGCCATGGAAAGAGTGAAACACCGCGGGAGTGACATCCAGTTCATCAGCGACCTCGGCGAGTGGTACGTGATGGCCGAAGCAGCCGCGCTGGAACGGGCCGTCGTGAACCTGCTGGACAACGCGGTGAAGTTCTCACCGCCCGGTGCGGTCGTCAGTCTGCACCTCAGCAACGGACAACTCGTCGTACGCGATCGAGGGCCAGGGATCCCCGCCGACGAACTACCGCACGTCTTCGACCGGTTCTGGCGGTCCCCGACGTCTCGCAGCATGCCGGGAAGCGGCTTGGGCCTGGCCATCGTGGCGAAAGCGGTCGAGGGAGCAGGTGGCACCGTGACACTGCGGGCCGCTGCCTCTCGGGGAACCGAAGCAGTCGTACGAATTCCAGGTACCCGGACACCGCCCCCGGAGGGCCCCGGCATCCCCTGA
- a CDS encoding stealth family protein — translation MPSRLKTAGERLLPASVRERREREREEVRRRAEAEAADQKRRAAERERADKMADRRRKLLAGDAELVEFSAGGRTYFGRRVKSLTAAGASARNLALVADALDHAGVQYFLVPGRSPLRHVVGVRLRDRKALLDALRKLYASTALYAMKPGKDPWPADTALYADGALPTALKRGDAIRFGEILLGPADQVLADLSQGCDVEFWREGDELLAAEDSGDERAAERIEGLRTQTPRPVLAGALVAPRSNAVSDVLPADALVPATRDVADRTYPTWADFLLPTIDAVDFPIDVVYTWVDGNDPVHAARRQAHLGDGAAPRIHARETGASRYTSHDELKYSLRSLQMYAPFVRTVYLVTDGQTPDWLDTSAAGIQVIDHKDVFSDPTALPVFNSHAIETQLHHIDGLSEHYLYFNDDVFVGRPVTAGHFFHGNGIAKLPFSPFQLGLGAPHPDEPAPNAAGKNVRRLLLGEHARFTVNKFMHTPHPQIRSVMRDIEERFAEDVARTSRSRLRDTTDIAMGASLHHHHAYLTGRAVPGSFKLRYIDVARPDAADRMADLLATRRFDFFCLNDVNTPAEQRDHLAGQLQAFLESYFPFPSRYERTGSAGSVA, via the coding sequence ATGCCGTCGCGACTGAAGACCGCAGGTGAGCGGCTCCTTCCCGCCTCCGTTCGCGAGCGTCGGGAGCGCGAGCGCGAGGAGGTGCGTCGCCGAGCGGAAGCGGAAGCGGCTGACCAGAAGCGACGTGCAGCCGAGCGTGAACGCGCTGACAAGATGGCGGACCGCCGCAGGAAGCTGCTCGCGGGCGACGCCGAGCTGGTGGAATTCTCCGCGGGAGGCCGTACCTACTTCGGTCGCCGGGTGAAGTCGCTCACAGCGGCCGGGGCATCGGCCCGGAATCTGGCCCTGGTCGCCGACGCCCTGGACCATGCGGGCGTCCAGTACTTCCTGGTGCCCGGCCGCTCACCGCTGCGACACGTCGTCGGGGTGCGCCTCAGGGACCGCAAGGCACTGCTGGACGCGTTGCGAAAGCTGTACGCGTCGACGGCCCTGTACGCCATGAAGCCCGGCAAGGACCCCTGGCCGGCCGACACGGCCCTGTACGCGGACGGCGCCCTGCCCACGGCTCTCAAGCGAGGCGACGCCATCCGCTTCGGCGAGATCCTGCTCGGCCCCGCGGACCAGGTGCTCGCCGACCTCTCCCAGGGCTGTGACGTGGAGTTCTGGCGCGAGGGAGACGAACTCCTCGCAGCTGAGGACAGCGGCGACGAGCGGGCTGCCGAACGGATCGAGGGCCTGCGCACCCAGACCCCGCGTCCCGTGCTCGCCGGAGCCCTGGTCGCACCGCGTTCCAACGCCGTCTCGGATGTCCTGCCCGCCGACGCCCTCGTGCCGGCCACCCGTGACGTAGCCGACCGGACCTACCCCACATGGGCCGACTTCCTCCTGCCCACCATCGACGCCGTCGACTTCCCCATAGACGTCGTCTACACCTGGGTCGACGGGAACGACCCCGTCCACGCCGCCAGGCGCCAGGCCCACCTCGGCGACGGCGCCGCCCCCCGCATCCACGCCCGTGAGACCGGCGCTTCGCGCTACACCAGCCACGACGAACTGAAGTACTCCCTGCGCTCCCTGCAGATGTACGCCCCGTTCGTCCGCACCGTCTACCTCGTGACCGACGGCCAGACCCCTGACTGGCTCGACACCAGCGCCGCCGGGATCCAGGTCATCGACCACAAGGACGTCTTCAGCGACCCCACCGCACTACCGGTGTTCAACTCCCACGCCATCGAGACCCAACTCCACCACATCGACGGCCTGTCCGAGCACTACCTCTACTTCAACGACGACGTCTTCGTCGGCCGCCCCGTCACCGCCGGGCACTTCTTCCACGGCAACGGCATCGCCAAGCTCCCCTTCTCGCCCTTCCAGTTGGGTCTGGGCGCCCCACACCCGGACGAGCCCGCGCCCAATGCCGCGGGCAAGAACGTCCGCCGCCTCCTGCTGGGCGAGCACGCGCGGTTCACCGTGAACAAGTTCATGCACACCCCGCACCCGCAGATCCGGTCCGTGATGCGCGACATCGAGGAGCGGTTCGCCGAGGACGTGGCCCGCACCAGTCGCTCCCGCCTCCGGGACACCACCGACATCGCCATGGGCGCGTCCCTGCACCACCACCACGCGTATCTCACCGGCCGAGCCGTGCCGGGATCGTTCAAGCTGCGCTACATCGACGTCGCCCGGCCCGACGCCGCCGACCGCATGGCAGATCTGCTGGCGACCCGCCGCTTCGACTTCTTCTGCCTCAACGACGTGAACACCCCGGCCGAGCAGCGTGATCACCTCGCCGGCCAACTCCAGGCCTTCCTGGAGTCCTACTTCCCGTTCCCCAGCCGCTACGAGCGGACGGGCTCCGCGGGTTCCGTCGCCTGA